In a single window of the Micrococcaceae bacterium Sec5.7 genome:
- a CDS encoding maleate cis-trans isomerase, producing the protein MGATIGMLYPGFGAEDDYPFMEQLLGEGILLPLIHTSVGVDAHEVQALLDLGKSERLLEGAEALRASKPDAVMWACTSGSFVFGWDGARQQAAEVQKALGVPVSSTSLAFVDAVRALGLDKVAVAATYPEDVSRHFVGLLNRGGIEVTQLVSHDIPTAALAGELDREGVLELARSNDSPEAQAILIPDTALHSARWINELESALGKPVLTANQVTVWQGLRLAGALRPCPALGRLFSQTADPPVGA; encoded by the coding sequence ATGGGCGCCACCATTGGCATGCTGTACCCGGGCTTCGGAGCCGAAGACGATTACCCTTTCATGGAGCAACTGCTGGGCGAAGGGATCCTGCTTCCCCTTATCCACACGTCGGTGGGCGTGGACGCGCACGAAGTACAGGCGTTACTGGACCTCGGCAAGAGCGAGCGGCTGCTCGAAGGCGCCGAGGCGCTTCGCGCCAGCAAACCAGATGCCGTCATGTGGGCGTGCACCTCCGGAAGCTTCGTGTTCGGCTGGGACGGCGCCAGGCAGCAGGCCGCCGAAGTCCAGAAAGCACTCGGCGTCCCCGTCTCTTCCACGTCGCTCGCCTTCGTCGACGCGGTGCGTGCGCTGGGCCTGGACAAGGTCGCCGTGGCAGCCACCTACCCGGAGGACGTCTCCCGGCATTTCGTGGGCCTGCTCAACCGCGGCGGGATCGAAGTGACCCAGCTGGTCAGCCACGACATTCCCACGGCCGCCCTGGCCGGCGAGCTGGACCGCGAAGGAGTCTTGGAACTGGCCCGGAGCAACGACAGCCCCGAGGCCCAGGCCATCCTGATTCCGGACACGGCACTGCACAGCGCACGCTGGATCAATGAGCTTGAGTCGGCACTCGGCAAGCCGGTACTGACGGCGAACCAGGTAACCGTATGGCAGGGACTGCGCCTTGCCGGCGCCCTGCGTCCTTGCCCGGCATTGGGCCGGCTGTTCAGCCAGACAGCAGACCCCCCCGTCGGGGCTTAG
- a CDS encoding amidase, which translates to MIDSLEWATAVELVSAYGRREVSPVEATHAALDAVDRHDADINAFCLVEAASALAEARESEARWLRGEPRGLADGVPTSIKDLMLTKGWPTLRGSRLTSAEGEWIEDAPSVARLREHGAVLLGKVTSPEFGWKGVTDSPLCGVTRNPWDVSRTSGGSSGGSAAAVAKGMGPWSVGTDGGGSIRIPAAFTGVVGFKPTYGTVPLYPASPFGTLAHAGPITRTVADAALMMDVLSQPDARDWSAGPAPTCSFSAGLDEGIRGRKIAFSPNLGYGSNDPQIEAAVRAAVQVLTELGADVEEIDLGWADPVDAYHVLWFSGAAKVVEGYGPGAIEQIDPLLAAALGRHADFSASDFLDATAVRMRLGKEMGLLHERYDLLVTPTLPIPAFEAGRDVPAGWHSEDWTSWTPYTYPFNLTQQPAISVPCGFTAEGLPVGLQLVGPRHGDARVLSAAAAYQNASAWHLSRPRSKSQLFTPTSK; encoded by the coding sequence GTGATTGATTCACTGGAATGGGCTACGGCCGTGGAGCTGGTCTCCGCCTACGGCCGCCGGGAAGTTTCCCCCGTGGAAGCCACCCACGCGGCGCTGGACGCGGTTGACCGCCACGATGCTGACATCAACGCCTTCTGCCTCGTGGAGGCCGCGTCCGCTCTGGCTGAAGCCCGGGAGTCGGAGGCCCGCTGGCTCCGCGGCGAACCCCGGGGCTTGGCTGACGGCGTTCCCACCTCCATCAAGGACCTGATGCTGACCAAGGGGTGGCCCACTCTGCGGGGCTCCCGGCTCACCTCGGCCGAAGGCGAATGGATCGAAGATGCTCCATCCGTGGCCCGGCTGCGCGAGCACGGCGCTGTGCTGCTGGGCAAGGTAACCAGCCCCGAATTCGGCTGGAAGGGTGTCACGGACAGCCCGCTCTGCGGTGTCACCCGCAATCCCTGGGACGTTTCCCGCACCTCCGGCGGATCCAGCGGGGGCAGCGCTGCCGCGGTGGCCAAGGGCATGGGCCCCTGGTCTGTAGGGACCGACGGCGGCGGCTCCATCCGCATCCCCGCCGCCTTTACCGGCGTCGTCGGATTCAAACCCACCTACGGGACGGTGCCGCTGTACCCGGCCAGCCCGTTCGGTACGCTGGCCCATGCGGGCCCGATCACCCGGACGGTGGCAGACGCTGCGCTCATGATGGACGTCCTCTCGCAGCCCGATGCCAGGGACTGGTCCGCCGGCCCTGCGCCGACGTGTTCGTTCTCCGCCGGCCTTGACGAGGGCATACGCGGCCGGAAGATCGCTTTCAGCCCCAACCTCGGCTACGGCAGCAACGACCCCCAGATCGAGGCAGCAGTCCGTGCCGCAGTGCAGGTCCTGACCGAACTGGGTGCGGACGTCGAGGAAATCGACCTCGGCTGGGCGGATCCCGTGGACGCCTACCATGTGCTGTGGTTCAGCGGCGCGGCCAAGGTGGTGGAGGGCTATGGCCCCGGCGCAATCGAGCAGATCGATCCGCTGCTCGCCGCGGCACTGGGCAGGCACGCAGATTTCAGCGCCAGCGACTTCCTGGATGCCACCGCCGTGCGGATGAGGCTGGGCAAGGAGATGGGGCTGCTGCACGAGCGCTATGACCTGCTGGTCACGCCCACCCTTCCCATCCCCGCGTTCGAGGCAGGACGGGATGTGCCGGCGGGGTGGCACTCGGAGGACTGGACGTCCTGGACGCCGTACACCTATCCGTTCAATCTGACCCAGCAGCCTGCCATCAGCGTTCCGTGCGGATTCACGGCGGAAGGCCTGCCCGTCGGGCTGCAGCTTGTGGGCCCGCGGCACGGCGATGCCCGCGTGCTCTCGGCCGCTGCAGCGTACCAAAACGCGAGCGCCTGGCACCTCAGCCGCCCGCGCAGCAAATCACAGTTGTTCACCCCAACCAGCAAGTGA